In a genomic window of Tripterygium wilfordii isolate XIE 37 chromosome 8, ASM1340144v1, whole genome shotgun sequence:
- the LOC120003773 gene encoding AT-hook motif nuclear-localized protein 9-like isoform X1 gives MDQRDAMGLSGSPSYYMQRGISGSGTGMQSGLHGSSAIHSLSNPSMPFQSNTVGSNIGSALAIEPPTTVSPHGVNVGAPSAVPPRETVKRKRGRPRKYGPDGTVSLALSPSSSTHPGTITSTQKRGRGRPPGTGRKQQLASLGEWQSGSAGMGFTPHILTVAVGEDIATKIMSFSQQGSRAVCVLSANGAVSIVTLFQASTSGGTVTYEGCFEIICLSGSYLVSNNGGSRNRTGGLSVSLASPDGHVIGGGVGGMFIAATPVQVILGSFIWGGSKTKTKKGEDSDGGRDAEHETDDNLVSPSSQSLNPTSSVGVWPGSRPMDMRNAHVDIDLMRN, from the exons ATGGATCAAAGAGATGCGATGGGGTTATCTGGGTCGCCTTCTTACTATATGCAGAGAGGCATATCTGGGTCTGGAACAGGAATGCAATCTGGGTTACATGGATCGTCAGCCATTCATTCCTTATCTAATCCAAGTATGCCATTTCAATCAAACACTGTTGGCAGTAATATTGGATCAGCATTGGCTATAGAGCCGCCAACAACAGTCTCACCTCATGGTGTCAATGTGGGCGCACCATCTGCTGTGCCACCGAGGGAGACTGTGAAGAGGAAGAGGGGAAGGCCCCGAAAATATGGACCTGATGGGACAGTGTCATTGGCATTGTCTCCGTCTTCATCTACTCATCCTGGGACAATAACCTCGACACAAAAGCGAGGTAGAGGACGGCCGCCAGGGACTGGGAGGAAGCAACAATTAGCATCCCTTG GTGAATGGCAGTCTGGTTCAGCCGGGATGGGCTTTACGCCACATATCCTCACTGTAGCAGTGGGGGAG GACATTGCAACAAAAATAATGTCATTTTCACAGCAGGGATCAAGAGCTGTTTGTGTCTTATCTGCCAATGGTGCTGTCTCTATTGTAACTCTCTTTCAGGCATCGACTTCTGGAGGCACTGTCACATATGAG GGGTGCTTTGAGATTATATGTTTATCAGGCTCTTACTTGGTCAGCAACAATGGTGGATCCCGCAACCGAACCGGTGGTCTGAGTGTCTCCCTTGCTAGTCCTGATGGTCATGTAATTGGTGGTGGAGTTGGTGGTATGTTCATTGCAGCTACTCCTGTTCAG GTGATTCTTGGAAGTTTCATATGGGGTGGttcaaagacaaaaacaaagaaaggcgAAGATTCGGATGGTGGAAGAGATGCAGAACACGAGACAGATGACAATCTCGTGAGCCCATCGAGTCAGAGTCTCAATCCAACCTCTTCAGTTGGTGTATGGCCTGGTTCGCGGCCAATGGACATGCGTAATGCACATGTTGACATTGACTTGATGCGCAATTGA
- the LOC120003773 gene encoding AT-hook motif nuclear-localized protein 9-like isoform X2 has protein sequence MGLSGSPSYYMQRGISGSGTGMQSGLHGSSAIHSLSNPSMPFQSNTVGSNIGSALAIEPPTTVSPHGVNVGAPSAVPPRETVKRKRGRPRKYGPDGTVSLALSPSSSTHPGTITSTQKRGRGRPPGTGRKQQLASLGEWQSGSAGMGFTPHILTVAVGEDIATKIMSFSQQGSRAVCVLSANGAVSIVTLFQASTSGGTVTYEGCFEIICLSGSYLVSNNGGSRNRTGGLSVSLASPDGHVIGGGVGGMFIAATPVQVILGSFIWGGSKTKTKKGEDSDGGRDAEHETDDNLVSPSSQSLNPTSSVGVWPGSRPMDMRNAHVDIDLMRN, from the exons ATGGGGTTATCTGGGTCGCCTTCTTACTATATGCAGAGAGGCATATCTGGGTCTGGAACAGGAATGCAATCTGGGTTACATGGATCGTCAGCCATTCATTCCTTATCTAATCCAAGTATGCCATTTCAATCAAACACTGTTGGCAGTAATATTGGATCAGCATTGGCTATAGAGCCGCCAACAACAGTCTCACCTCATGGTGTCAATGTGGGCGCACCATCTGCTGTGCCACCGAGGGAGACTGTGAAGAGGAAGAGGGGAAGGCCCCGAAAATATGGACCTGATGGGACAGTGTCATTGGCATTGTCTCCGTCTTCATCTACTCATCCTGGGACAATAACCTCGACACAAAAGCGAGGTAGAGGACGGCCGCCAGGGACTGGGAGGAAGCAACAATTAGCATCCCTTG GTGAATGGCAGTCTGGTTCAGCCGGGATGGGCTTTACGCCACATATCCTCACTGTAGCAGTGGGGGAG GACATTGCAACAAAAATAATGTCATTTTCACAGCAGGGATCAAGAGCTGTTTGTGTCTTATCTGCCAATGGTGCTGTCTCTATTGTAACTCTCTTTCAGGCATCGACTTCTGGAGGCACTGTCACATATGAG GGGTGCTTTGAGATTATATGTTTATCAGGCTCTTACTTGGTCAGCAACAATGGTGGATCCCGCAACCGAACCGGTGGTCTGAGTGTCTCCCTTGCTAGTCCTGATGGTCATGTAATTGGTGGTGGAGTTGGTGGTATGTTCATTGCAGCTACTCCTGTTCAG GTGATTCTTGGAAGTTTCATATGGGGTGGttcaaagacaaaaacaaagaaaggcgAAGATTCGGATGGTGGAAGAGATGCAGAACACGAGACAGATGACAATCTCGTGAGCCCATCGAGTCAGAGTCTCAATCCAACCTCTTCAGTTGGTGTATGGCCTGGTTCGCGGCCAATGGACATGCGTAATGCACATGTTGACATTGACTTGATGCGCAATTGA
- the LOC120003774 gene encoding O-glucosyltransferase rumi homolog codes for MVERGGGVAHFRLAIVDGKVYVKKYKKPFQTRDVFTIWGIVQLTRLYPGLVPDLELVFYCEDRPVINKHEYAAPNKTSPPPVFHYCADDESLDIVFPDWTFWGWAETNVRPWESLLKDIEQGSKKIKWEDRVPYAFWKGNARVGGRVDLMKCNVSEKYDWNGRFYQQDWIKESKEGFKNSRLADQCRHRYKVYVEGQGWSVSEKYILACDSMTLLVKPRYYDFFIRSMRPMQHYWPIRNTNKCRDIKFAVEWGNNHTEQARAIGKAGSRYMSKNLSMINVYDYMFHLLREYAKLLRFKPSIPLGAEKVCSETMACSQTGLWQKFQEESMVKSPSDTPPCSLPPPYEPEELQAFLGEKETTMKRVEMWETEYWESSYRKQ; via the exons ATGGTGGAAAGAGGAGGAGGTGTTGCACATTTTAGGCTAGCAATTGTTGATGGCAAAGTGTATGTGAAAAAGTACAAGAAGCCATTTCAAACCAGAGATGTTTTTACTATATGGGGCATTGTACAACTCACAAGGTTGTATCCTGGGCTGGTACCAGACTTGGAGCTAGTGTTCTATTGCGAAGACAGGCCGGTGATCAACAAACATGAGTACGCAGCACCCAACAAAACGTCGCCACCACCGGTGTTTCATTACTGTGCAGATGATGAGAGCTTGGACATTGTCTTCCCTGATTGGACTTTCTGGGGCTG GGCGGAAACCAATGTGAGGCCATGGGAAAGCTTGTTGAAGGACATAGAACAAGGCAGCAAGAAGATAAAGTGGGAAGATAGAGTGCCTTATGCTTTCTGGAAAGGCAATGCCAGAGTTGGTGGAAGGGTTGATCTGATGAAATGCAATGTCTCCGAAAAGTACGACTGGAACGGTAGATTCTATCAGCAGGATTGGATTAAAGAATCCAAAGAAGGGTTCAAGAATTCGAGATTAGCAGACCAGTGCAGGCACAGGTATAAGGTATACGTCGAAGGACAGGGATGGTCGGTGAGCGAGAAATACATACTAGCTTGTGATTCCATGACATTGCTGGTAAAGCCTCGTTATTATGATTTCTTCATAAGAAGCATGAGACCAATGCAGCATTACTGGCCTATTAGGAACACCAACAAGTGCAGAGACATTAAGTTTGCTGTGGAATGGGGCAACAATCACACCGAACAGGCCCGGGCCATTGGGAAGGCAGGAAGCAGATATATGAGCAAGAACTTAAGTATGATCAATGTGTATGATTACATGTTTCATTTGTTGCGCGAATATGCGAAACTCTTGAGATTCAAGCCAAGTATACCATTGGGAGCAGAGAAGGTATGTTCAGAAACAATGGCATGTTCACAAACTGGTTTGTGGCAGAAATTCCAGGAGGAGTCAATGGTGAAGTCTCCTAGTGATACACCACCATGTAGTCTGCCTCCTCCATATGAACCAGAGGAACTTCAAGCTTTTCttggagagaaagagacaacaATGAAGAGAGTGGAGATGTGGGAGACTGAATATTGGGAAAGTTCTTATAGAAAGCAATAA
- the LOC120003776 gene encoding kiwellin-1-like, whose product MKQQSILFFSCFLLIGISCVNAEALSCNPSGKIIGKKPPPNQCNQENQSDCCVQGKIYTTYKCSPPVTGHTKATLTINSFEKGGDGGGPSECDNQYHSDDTPVVALSTGWFNNESRCLKYITIYGNGRSVKAMVVDECDSTMGCDSDHDFQPPCPNNDVDASKAVWKALGVPESDWGEMDIYWTDA is encoded by the coding sequence ATGAAGCAGCAAAGTATACTTTTTTTCTCTTGCTTTCTTCTAATTGGCATTAGTTGTGTCAATGCTGAAGCTCTAAGTTGTAATCCGAGCGGAAAGATAATAGGGAAGAAGCCTCCACCAAATCAATGCAACCAAGAGAACCAGTCAGATTGCTGCGTACAAGGAAAAATCTACACCACCTACAAATGCTCACCACCAGTGACAGGCCATACAAAAGCAACCTTGACAATCAATAGCTTCGAGAAGGGTGGCGACGGTGGTGGACCTTCGGAATGTGACAATCAGTACCACTCAGATGATACTCCTGTGGTTGCTCTATCGACCGGATGGTTTAACAATGAGAGCAGGTGCTTGAAATATATTACAATCTATGGTAATGGAAGGAGTGTTAAGGCCATGGTAGTCGACGAGTGTGACTCGACGATGGGGTGTGATTCTGATCATGATTTTCAACCTCCATGCCCTAACAATGATGTTGATGCTTCCAAGGCTGTTTGGAAGGCTTTGGGAGTCCCTGAAAGTGACTGGGGTGAAATGGATATATACTGGACAGATGCTTGA
- the LOC120004347 gene encoding uncharacterized protein LOC120004347 codes for MSKKNSLSLRKKQYEFDLRREKQEKEKKQKKLQAKKNKMKVDGSDKKNKGASGFQVGKRKLKTKLTPLAKAKAAQAMEVDK; via the exons ATGTCGAAGAAGAACAGTTTATCTCTTAGAAAGAAACAATACGAGTTTGATCTTCGAA GAGagaagcaagaaaaagaaaagaaacagaagAAGCTTCAAGCgaagaagaataagatgaaG GTTGATGGGAGTGACAAGAAAAATAAGGGTGCAAGTGGGTTTCAAGTTGGGAAGAGAAAACTGAAGACCAAACTAACGCCATTGGCAAAAGCTAAGGCTGCTCAGGCCATGGAGGTTGACAAATGA
- the LOC120003773 gene encoding AT-hook motif nuclear-localized protein 9-like isoform X3 codes for MIGLRGISGSGTGMQSGLHGSSAIHSLSNPSMPFQSNTVGSNIGSALAIEPPTTVSPHGVNVGAPSAVPPRETVKRKRGRPRKYGPDGTVSLALSPSSSTHPGTITSTQKRGRGRPPGTGRKQQLASLGEWQSGSAGMGFTPHILTVAVGEDIATKIMSFSQQGSRAVCVLSANGAVSIVTLFQASTSGGTVTYEGCFEIICLSGSYLVSNNGGSRNRTGGLSVSLASPDGHVIGGGVGGMFIAATPVQVILGSFIWGGSKTKTKKGEDSDGGRDAEHETDDNLVSPSSQSLNPTSSVGVWPGSRPMDMRNAHVDIDLMRN; via the exons ATGATAGGATTG AGAGGCATATCTGGGTCTGGAACAGGAATGCAATCTGGGTTACATGGATCGTCAGCCATTCATTCCTTATCTAATCCAAGTATGCCATTTCAATCAAACACTGTTGGCAGTAATATTGGATCAGCATTGGCTATAGAGCCGCCAACAACAGTCTCACCTCATGGTGTCAATGTGGGCGCACCATCTGCTGTGCCACCGAGGGAGACTGTGAAGAGGAAGAGGGGAAGGCCCCGAAAATATGGACCTGATGGGACAGTGTCATTGGCATTGTCTCCGTCTTCATCTACTCATCCTGGGACAATAACCTCGACACAAAAGCGAGGTAGAGGACGGCCGCCAGGGACTGGGAGGAAGCAACAATTAGCATCCCTTG GTGAATGGCAGTCTGGTTCAGCCGGGATGGGCTTTACGCCACATATCCTCACTGTAGCAGTGGGGGAG GACATTGCAACAAAAATAATGTCATTTTCACAGCAGGGATCAAGAGCTGTTTGTGTCTTATCTGCCAATGGTGCTGTCTCTATTGTAACTCTCTTTCAGGCATCGACTTCTGGAGGCACTGTCACATATGAG GGGTGCTTTGAGATTATATGTTTATCAGGCTCTTACTTGGTCAGCAACAATGGTGGATCCCGCAACCGAACCGGTGGTCTGAGTGTCTCCCTTGCTAGTCCTGATGGTCATGTAATTGGTGGTGGAGTTGGTGGTATGTTCATTGCAGCTACTCCTGTTCAG GTGATTCTTGGAAGTTTCATATGGGGTGGttcaaagacaaaaacaaagaaaggcgAAGATTCGGATGGTGGAAGAGATGCAGAACACGAGACAGATGACAATCTCGTGAGCCCATCGAGTCAGAGTCTCAATCCAACCTCTTCAGTTGGTGTATGGCCTGGTTCGCGGCCAATGGACATGCGTAATGCACATGTTGACATTGACTTGATGCGCAATTGA